In the Pseudolabrys taiwanensis genome, one interval contains:
- a CDS encoding aldehyde dehydrogenase family protein, which produces MHIREALHWIGGRWEKAAHGGTVESLDPSSGRIVGRFADGGKAEAEAAINAAKKAFETPSWSQNPRLRQDVMLRWATNLEANLESLAQLLTLENGKAIAQSRGEMVGAISEIRYYAGLARHIPGHVLEVEPGAFSTMLREPAGVAGIIVPWNAPAVLLVRSLAPAMAAGCASVVKPAPQTTLFTAAFLATLEGTGMPSGAVNMIGESGHDAAQTLVTSADVDVVSFTGSTHVGKAIMVAAAPTMKKLSLELGGKSCCLVFEDADVARIAPALASAATIISGQQCTAARRILVHEAHYDAMKAALKGALEALVVGPGTDPATHIGPLIDFRARDAVQSRIEEAFDLADEVVLHGSAPNGRLAEGAYLTPSIVAHEDTSAFFCQEEIFGPLVVIEKFSSEAEAVAKANHSVFGLSASVWTHDVNRAMRVARALRDGTVWINDHNKLFAEAETGGYRQSGIGRLHGFDGLADFTELKHIHLNAGVLSPAIDAADTGNRLA; this is translated from the coding sequence ATGCACATTCGCGAAGCTCTCCATTGGATCGGCGGTCGCTGGGAAAAGGCCGCGCACGGCGGCACCGTCGAAAGCCTTGATCCATCGTCCGGCCGCATTGTCGGCCGCTTCGCCGATGGCGGCAAAGCGGAAGCCGAGGCGGCGATCAACGCCGCCAAGAAAGCTTTCGAGACTCCGTCGTGGTCGCAAAATCCGCGGCTGCGTCAGGACGTGATGCTGCGCTGGGCGACCAATCTCGAAGCCAATTTGGAATCGTTGGCGCAGCTTCTGACCTTGGAGAACGGCAAGGCGATCGCGCAATCGCGTGGCGAGATGGTCGGCGCCATCTCCGAGATCCGTTATTACGCCGGCCTTGCGCGCCACATTCCGGGTCATGTGCTCGAAGTCGAGCCCGGCGCGTTTTCGACCATGCTCCGCGAACCGGCGGGCGTTGCCGGCATCATCGTTCCCTGGAATGCGCCCGCCGTTTTGCTGGTGCGCTCGCTTGCGCCGGCCATGGCTGCGGGGTGTGCCAGTGTCGTCAAGCCGGCGCCGCAAACGACGCTGTTCACGGCGGCGTTCCTGGCAACGCTCGAGGGCACGGGCATGCCGTCCGGCGCGGTCAATATGATCGGTGAAAGCGGGCATGACGCGGCTCAAACCTTGGTGACGTCCGCCGATGTCGATGTCGTGAGTTTCACGGGGTCGACGCATGTCGGCAAGGCGATCATGGTGGCGGCAGCGCCGACCATGAAGAAGCTTTCGCTCGAGCTTGGCGGCAAGTCCTGCTGTCTCGTGTTCGAGGACGCCGACGTTGCGCGGATCGCGCCGGCGCTGGCGTCGGCCGCAACCATCATCTCGGGACAACAATGCACCGCCGCGCGCCGCATCCTCGTGCATGAGGCGCATTACGATGCGATGAAGGCGGCGTTGAAGGGCGCGCTCGAGGCGCTCGTCGTCGGCCCCGGCACCGATCCCGCGACCCATATCGGGCCGCTGATCGATTTTCGCGCGCGAGACGCGGTGCAAAGCCGCATAGAAGAAGCGTTCGATCTCGCCGACGAGGTGGTGTTGCACGGCAGCGCGCCGAATGGGCGTCTGGCGGAAGGAGCCTATCTGACGCCATCGATCGTGGCGCATGAGGACACGTCCGCATTCTTCTGCCAGGAAGAGATCTTCGGACCGCTCGTCGTCATCGAAAAGTTCTCGAGCGAAGCCGAGGCGGTGGCGAAGGCCAACCATAGCGTGTTCGGTCTGTCGGCCAGCGTCTGGACGCACGACGTCAACCGCGCCATGCGGGTTGCGCGCGCATTGCGTGACGGCACGGTGTGGATCAACGACCACAACAAGCTTTTTGCCGAAGCCGAGACCGGCGGCTATCGCCAGAGCGGAATAGGGCGGCTGCACGGCTTCGACGGATTGGCGGACTTCACGGAGTTGAAGCACATCCACTTGAACGCCGGCGTGCTCTCGCCGGCAATCGACGCTGCTGATACGGGCAATCGACTTGCCTGA
- a CDS encoding LysR family transcriptional regulator, with protein MDIRQLGYFVSLFEEGSTTRAARRMNVVQPALSMQIAKLEEELKQKLFERTSQGMIPTSAGETAYRLFAPILRDLSEAKQQVINRSSTVRGRIAVGMVASVASSVLARSLSSFATQYPEVEVSACDGYSSVLMEGVRAGSLDFAILNKGRRRSELPTIDMLDEEMVVVTSAASARQLGSPLMFRDLANLPLILPSKRNGLRLIVDKIAEDEDVELSIRLEVDSVAAIEELVRRSDWVTVLPAIAVGRGLSEGTLRAHRIVAPRVTRQIVCLHNPRRPLSAAARLFIEVMTAELAAGAEILRMPAGD; from the coding sequence ATGGACATTCGCCAACTCGGCTATTTCGTCAGCCTGTTCGAAGAGGGTTCGACCACGCGCGCCGCGCGGCGGATGAACGTCGTGCAGCCGGCGCTGTCGATGCAGATCGCCAAGCTCGAGGAAGAGCTGAAGCAGAAGCTGTTCGAGCGCACATCGCAGGGCATGATTCCGACCTCGGCCGGCGAAACCGCCTATCGGTTGTTTGCGCCGATCCTGCGTGACCTCTCGGAAGCCAAGCAGCAGGTGATCAACCGCTCCAGCACGGTGCGTGGGCGCATAGCCGTCGGCATGGTGGCGTCGGTCGCATCGAGCGTGCTGGCGCGCTCGCTATCGTCTTTTGCGACCCAGTACCCTGAAGTCGAAGTCTCCGCCTGCGACGGCTATTCGAGCGTCCTCATGGAGGGCGTGCGGGCCGGCTCGCTCGATTTCGCCATTCTCAATAAAGGTCGCCGGCGCTCGGAATTGCCGACGATCGACATGCTCGACGAGGAGATGGTTGTCGTCACGTCGGCGGCGAGCGCGCGCCAACTCGGATCGCCGCTGATGTTTCGCGACCTGGCAAACCTACCGCTCATTCTGCCGTCGAAACGCAACGGTCTTCGCTTGATCGTCGACAAGATCGCGGAGGATGAAGACGTCGAACTGTCGATACGGCTGGAGGTCGACTCGGTCGCCGCGATCGAAGAGCTCGTGCGGCGTTCAGATTGGGTGACCGTGCTTCCGGCGATTGCGGTCGGGCGCGGGCTGTCGGAAGGGACCTTGCGCGCGCACCGCATCGTCGCGCCGCGCGTGACGCGTCAGATCGTCTGCCTGCACAATCCACGTCGTCCGTTGTCGGCCGCGGCGCGTCTGTTCATCGAGGTGATGACGGCCGAGCTCGCGGCGGGCGCGGAAATTCTGCGCATGCCGGCTGGGGACTAG
- a CDS encoding thiamine pyrophosphate-binding protein translates to MPTRSGGQILVDALKIHGVETVFALPGESFLAAIDALYDARNAIKVVVSRQEVGAATMAEAYGKLTGRPGICFVTRGPGASHAAIGVHTASQDSTPMILFVGQVAGHMLGREAWQEVDYQRMFGGMAKWVVEIDRPERIPELVSRAFHVAVSGRPGPVIVSLPEDMLARVASVADAEAYKRAAAHPGTDDLERLAAMIAEAERPVMMVGGGGWSAEACRDLCAFAQAFDLPVVSGFRRQDIIDNRHPNYAGHAGLGSSVALVKRLRESDLIIAVGLRLGETTTGGYTLFDVPRPSQRFVHVHADAGELGRVYQSDLPINAGMPEFAAAAARLQPQRKPSAKAWREAARADYLAEITPGAMLGSLDYGAVVAHVRAEVPDAIITNGAGNYAIWVHRFFQYSGFRSQLAPTSGAMGYGVPAAIAAKLLHPDRPVVCFAGDGCFLMTGHELATATQYGAGIVVLVVNNGMYGSIRAHQEKEYPGRVYATDLFNPDFTALAKAYGGHGELVLRTEEFADAFARARAFADTQRRPALIELRIDPEAITPNATLTQLRERALAAKR, encoded by the coding sequence ATGCCTACGCGCAGCGGCGGCCAAATCCTGGTCGATGCGCTGAAGATCCACGGCGTCGAGACCGTCTTCGCCCTTCCGGGCGAGAGCTTTCTCGCCGCGATCGACGCGCTTTACGATGCGCGCAATGCGATCAAGGTGGTCGTGTCGCGCCAGGAGGTCGGCGCGGCGACGATGGCCGAGGCCTACGGCAAGCTGACAGGCCGGCCGGGCATCTGCTTCGTCACGCGCGGCCCCGGGGCGAGCCATGCCGCGATCGGCGTGCACACGGCATCGCAGGACTCGACGCCGATGATCCTGTTCGTCGGGCAGGTCGCCGGGCACATGCTCGGGCGCGAAGCCTGGCAGGAGGTCGATTATCAGCGCATGTTCGGCGGCATGGCCAAATGGGTGGTCGAGATCGACCGCCCGGAGCGCATTCCCGAGCTGGTAAGCCGTGCATTTCACGTCGCGGTGTCGGGGCGGCCCGGTCCCGTGATCGTTTCCCTGCCGGAAGACATGCTCGCGCGTGTTGCCTCTGTCGCGGACGCCGAGGCTTACAAGCGCGCCGCCGCGCATCCGGGCACCGATGATCTCGAGCGACTTGCGGCGATGATCGCCGAGGCCGAGCGGCCGGTGATGATGGTCGGCGGTGGCGGATGGAGCGCCGAGGCTTGCCGTGATCTGTGCGCCTTCGCGCAAGCGTTCGACCTGCCGGTTGTGTCCGGGTTTCGCCGTCAGGACATCATCGACAACCGGCATCCGAATTATGCCGGACATGCCGGGCTCGGATCGAGCGTAGCGCTGGTGAAGAGGCTTCGGGAGTCCGATCTGATCATCGCTGTCGGCCTGCGGCTCGGCGAGACCACGACAGGCGGCTACACCTTGTTCGATGTGCCGCGCCCCAGCCAGCGGTTTGTCCATGTTCACGCGGACGCCGGCGAACTCGGCCGCGTGTACCAGAGCGACCTGCCGATCAATGCCGGGATGCCGGAATTCGCGGCCGCGGCGGCACGCTTGCAGCCCCAGCGCAAGCCATCGGCCAAGGCCTGGCGCGAGGCCGCCCGCGCGGACTATCTTGCCGAGATCACGCCGGGCGCGATGCTGGGTTCGCTCGATTACGGTGCCGTCGTCGCGCATGTGCGCGCGGAGGTGCCGGATGCGATCATCACCAATGGCGCCGGCAACTACGCCATCTGGGTGCATCGCTTCTTTCAATATTCCGGCTTTCGCAGCCAGCTTGCGCCGACCTCGGGAGCGATGGGTTACGGCGTACCCGCCGCGATCGCGGCCAAGCTGCTTCATCCCGATCGCCCGGTGGTGTGTTTTGCCGGCGACGGCTGCTTCCTGATGACGGGACATGAGCTCGCGACGGCGACGCAATATGGCGCCGGCATCGTCGTTCTGGTCGTGAACAACGGCATGTACGGTTCGATCCGGGCGCATCAGGAGAAGGAATATCCCGGGCGCGTTTATGCGACCGATCTCTTCAATCCCGACTTCACCGCGCTGGCGAAGGCTTATGGCGGGCACGGCGAACTTGTCCTGCGCACCGAGGAATTCGCCGACGCTTTCGCGCGGGCGCGCGCGTTTGCCGACACACAGCGCCGGCCGGCGCTGATCGAATTGCGGATCGATCCGGAAGCGATCACGCCGAATGCCACGCTGACGCAATTGCGCGAGCGCGCGTTGGCCGCGAAGCGCTAA